The Glycine max cultivar Williams 82 chromosome 12, Glycine_max_v4.0, whole genome shotgun sequence genome window below encodes:
- the LOC106795252 gene encoding LOW QUALITY PROTEIN: 4-coumarate--CoA ligase 2 (The sequence of the model RefSeq protein was modified relative to this genomic sequence to represent the inferred CDS: inserted 1 base in 1 codon; deleted 1 base in 1 codon) — translation MDLIAGCGKTEAGPVLAMCLGFAKYPFRTKTGSCGTVVELRNAEIKVIDPQTGFSLPLNHPGEICIRGQQIMKDYLNDEKATEATTDVDGWLHTGDIGYVDDDGEIFLVDRXKEIIKFKGFQFLFVTLILK, via the exons ATGGACTTAATTGCT GGGTGCGGGAAGACAGAGGCTGGACCGGTGTTGGCGATGTGTTTGGGGTTTGCAAAGTATCCATTCCGGACGAAGACAGGGTCTTGCGGAACTGTAGTG GAACTGAGAAATGCTGAGATCAAAGTCATTGACCCTCAAACTGGTTTTTCTCTTCCCCTTAACCACCCTGGCGAAATTTGCATCCGTGGCCAACAGATCATGAAag ATTACCTGAATGACGAGAAGGCCACTGAAGCAACCACTGATGTAGATGGTTGGCTTCATACAGGCGATATTGGCTATGTCGATGATGATGGTGAGATTTTCCTCGTTGACA GCAAGGAAATCATCAAATTCAAAGGCTTTCAG tttttgtttgttACACTTATTCTCAAGtag
- the LOC100785985 gene encoding cellulose synthase-like protein D3, producing the protein MSSKPFKPSRLSHSQLATYEAPDCEKPPLPPTITFGRRTPSGRYISYSRDDLDSELGSVDFTSYRVDLPLTPDNQPMNPSISQKLEQYVSSSLFTGGYNSVTHAHLMDKVIESQANHSQMAGAKGSSCAIRGCDCKVMSDEHGEDILPCECDFKICRDCYKDAAKAGDGICPGCKEPYKNTELDEVAVEDLNGMPLPLPPSGGWSQMESGMSVVEPTKSVLLRSQTGDFDHNRWLFETKGTYGYGSAIWKKGGNGKEDDDVVEPTEFMNRPWRPLTRKLKISAAVLSPYRLIILIRMVVLILFLAWRVKHKNTDAIWLWGMSVVCEIWFAFSWLLDQLPKLCPINRSTDLNVLREKLEMPSPTNPTGKSDLPGIDVFVSTADPEKEPPLVTANTILSILAADYPVEKLSCYVSDDGGALLTFEAMAEAASFANVWVPFCRKHNIEPRNPESYFNLKRDPYKNKVKPDFVKDRRRVKREYDEFKVRINGLPDSIRRRSDAFHAREEIKAMKLQRQHNEDELVQPVKIPKATWMADDAHWPGTWLNPSPEHSRGDHAGIIQVMLKPPSDEPLFGSVDDTKLIELTDVDIRLPLLVYVSREKRPGYDHNKKAGAMNALVRASAIMSNGPFILNLDCDHYIYNSKAMREGMCFMMDRGGDRICYVQFPQRFEGIDPSDRYANHNTVFFDVNMRALDGLQGPVYVGTGCLFRRVALYGFDPPRSKERHPGCCSCYFGSRKKNDKISEENRALRMDDSDEEEMNLSVFPKMFGNSTFLIDSIPVAEFQGRPLADHPAVKNGRPPGALTVLRELLDASTVAEAISVISCCYEDKTQWGQRVGWIYGSVTEDVVTGYRMHNRGWKSVYCVTKRDAFRGTAPINLTDRLHQVLRWATGSVEIFFSRNNALLASPRMKFLQRIAYLNVGIYPFTSIFLIVYCFLPALSLFSGQFIVQTLNVTFLVYLLTITVTLCVLAVLEIKWSGIELEEWWRNEQFWLIGGTSAHLAAVLQGLLKVIAGTEIPFALTSKSAGDVVDDEFADLYIVKWTSIMIPPITIMMVNLIAIAVGVSRTIYSVIPQWSRLLGGVFFSFWVLTHLYPFAKGLMGRRGTTPTIVFVWSGLIAITISLLWVAINPPAGTNQIGGSFQFP; encoded by the exons ATGTCATCAAAACCATTCAAGCCAAGTCGGTTATCTCATTCTCAGTTAGCAACTTATGAGGCACCTGATTGCGAGAAGCCTCCTTTGCCTCCAACTATAACGTTTGGGCGAAGAACTCCCTCAGGTCGCTACATCAGCTACTCCAGAGATGATCTTGACAGTGAACTAGGTAGTGTTGACTTCACGAGTTACAGGGTGGACTTGCCACTAACCCCCGATAACCAACCTATGAATCCATCAATTTCACAGAAACTTGAGCAATATGTGTCAAGTTCACTTTTCACAGGAGGATACAACAGTGTTACTCACGCCCATCTAATGGATAAGGTGATAGAATCCCAAGCAAACCATTCACAGATGGCTGGTGCAAAAGGATCTTCATGTGCAATTCGTGGCTGTGATTGTAAGGTGATGAGTGATGAACATGGTGAGGATATTCTTCCTTGTGAGTGTGACTTTAAGATATGTAGAGACTGCTATAAAGATGCTGCAAAAGCAGGAGATGGAATCTGCCCGGGATGCAAAGAGCCCTATAAGAACACAGAGCTAGATGAAGTTGCTGTGGAAGATCTAAATGGAATGCCACTTCCACTTCCTCCCTCAGGTGGATGGTCTCAAATGGAGAGTGGAATGTCAGTGGTGGAGCCAACAAAGTCAGTGCTACTGAGAAGCCAGACTGGTGATTTTGATCACAATCGGTGGCTCTTTGAAACAAAGGGTACCTATGGCTATGGCAGTGCCATTTGGAAAAAGGGAGGAAATGGGAAAGAggatgatgatgttgttgagCCAACTGAGTTTATGAACAGACCCTGGAGGCCACTTACACGGAAACTGAAGATATCTGCTGCTGTTCTCAGCCCATATCG TCTCATAATTTTGATTCGCATGGTTGTCCTGATACTGTTCCTGGCTTGGAGGGTCAAGCACAAAAACACTGATGCAATCTGGCTATGGGGCATGTCTGTGGTTTGTGAGATATGGTTTGCCTTTTCTTGGCTTCTGGATCAACTGCCCAAGTTATGCCCAATAAACCGTTCCACAGATCTTAATGTTCTGAGGGAAAAATTAGAAATGCCAAGCCCTACCAACCCTACTGGAAAGTCTGATCTACCAGGCATAGATGTCTTTGTCTCTACTGCTGATCCTGAGAAAGAACCACCTCTTGTCACTGCAAACACCATCTTATCTATTTTAGCTGCAGACTATCCAGTTGAGAAACTTTCTTGCTATGTTTCTGATGATGGAGGTGCACTTCTAACATTTGAGGCAATGGCTGAAGCTGCCAGTTTTGCTAATGTATGGGTTCCATTCTGCCGTAAGCATAATATAGAGCCTAGGAATCCTGAATCATATTTCAACTTAAAGAGAGATCCCTACAAAAACAAAGTGAAACCAGATTTTGTCAAGGATCGCAGACGGGTGAAGCGTGAGTATGATGAGTTCAAGGTCAGGATCAATGGTTTGCCTGACTCTATCCGTCGTCGGTCAGATGCCTTTCATGCAAGAGAGGAaatcaaggccatgaaacttcaGAGACAGCACAACGAAGATGAACTTGTACAACCTGTAAAGATTCCGAAAGCAACATGGATGGCTGATGATGCTCATTGGCCAGGGACTTGGTTGAACCCTTCACCTGAGCATTCTAGGGGTGATCATGCCGGTATAATTCAG GTGATGTTGAAACCTCCCAGTGATGAACCTCTTTTTGGAAGTGTTGATGATACAAAGCTCATTGAACTGACTGATGTTGATATTCGTCTTCCCCTACTTGTTTATGTTTCTAGAGAGAAACGTCCAGGCTATGATCACAACAAAAAAGCCGGGGCCATGAATGCCTTGGTTCGAGCCTCAGCCATCATGTCCAATGGTCCTTTTATACTCAATCTTGACTGTGACCACTACATATACAACTCCAAGGCAATGAGGGAAGGCATGTGCTTTATGATGGATCGTGGTGGTGACCGCATTTGCTATGTTCAGTTCCCACAGAGATTTGAGGGGATTGACCCTTCTGACAGATATGCCAATCATAACACTGTCTTCTTTGATGTCAACATGAGAGCACTGGATGGACTTCAAGGGCCAGTCTACGTAGGAACTGGTTGTCTTTTTAGAAGAGTAGCCCTTTATGGTTTTGATCCTCCCCGCTCTAAAGAACGACACCCTGGTTGCTGTAGTTGCTACTTTGGCAGTAGGAAGAAGAATGATAAAATCTCTGAGGAGAACAGGGCACTAAGGATGGATGACTCTGATGAAGAAGAAATGAATTTATCAGTGTTCCCTAAAATGTTTGGAAACTCAACTTTCCTCATTGACTCAATCCCAGTGGCAGAGTTCCAAGGCAGGCCACTTGCTGATCACCCTGCAGTGAAGAATGGACGCCCTCCAGGCGCCCTCACTGTACTGCGAGAGCTTCTTGATGCATCAACTGTGGCAGAGGCTATCAGTGTGATCTCTTGTTGCTACGAGGACAAGACTCAGTGGGGACAGCGTGTTGGATGGATCTATGGATCAGTTACTGAGGATGTGGTTACTGGCTATAGGATGCACAATAGAGGATGGAAATCAGTTTACTGTGTTACCAAGCGCGACGCATTCCGTGGAACTGCTCCAATCAATCTCACTGACAGGCTGCATCAGGTCCTTAGATGGGCAACTGGCTCAGTTGAAATATTCTTCTCAAGAAACAATGCACTTCTGGCTAGCCCACGAATGAAGTTTCTTCAACGGATTGCATACCTTAATGTTGGAATCTATCCATTCACTTCCATATTCCTTATTGTCTACTGCTTCCTTCCTGCACTTTCCCTCTTCTCTGGCCAGTTCATTGTTCAAACTCTCAATGTCACATTTCTTGTTTATCTCTTGACCATCACCGTGACTTTGTGCGTGCTCGCGGTGCTTGAAATCAAGTGGTCTGGCATCGAGCTGGAAGAATGGTGGAGAAATGAGCAGTTTTGGTTGATTGGAGGGACTAGTGCACACCTAGCTGCTGTGCTGCAGGGTTTGCTCAAAGTCATAGCAGGGACTGAAATCCCATTCGCCTTGACATCAAAATCTGCTGGGGATGTTGTAGATGATGAGTTTGCTGATCTCTATATTGTCAAGTGGACATCCATTATGATACCACCAATCACAATTATGATGGTTAACTTAATAGCAATAGCAGTTGGAGTTAGCAGGACCATATACAGTGTCATACCTCAGTGGAGCCGTCTACTAGGTGGTGTTTTCTTCAGTTTTTGGGTCTTGACTCATCTCTACCCTTTTGCCAAAGGTTTGATGGGAAGAAGAGGGACGACACCTACCATTGTTTTTGTATGGTCAGGTCTCATAGCAATCACTATATCACTCCTTTGGGTGGCAATCAATCCACCTGCTGGTACCAACCAAATTGGTGGTTCATTCCAGTTCCCATGA